gggattacaggctcccgccatcatgcccacctaatttttttttttttttttttttttttttttttgagacggagtctcgccctgttgcccaggttggagtgcagtggtgcaatttcggctcactgtaagctccgcctcccaagctcacgccattctcctgcctcagcctcctgagtagctaggactacaggcacccgccaccatgcccagctaattttttgtatttttatcagagacagggtttcaccgtgttagccaggatggtctcaatctcctgacctcgtgatccacctgcctcgtcctcccaaagtgctgggattacaggcgtgagccaccgcgcctggcctaatttttgtatttttagtagagacagggtttcaccatattggccagactggtctcgaactcctgacctcagatgatccatccacttcagcctcccaaagtgctgggattacaggcatgagctaccaggcCCAgcccaagattttttttcttatggtgaACTATGTATAACAATTtgctattttaacaattttttgaaaatttttattatttgagacagttgcccaggctggagtgatgcgGCGCCATCTCAGTCGccacaacttccgcctcttgGCTTcaaggattctcatgcctcagcctcctgtgtagctgggactacaggtgcacgccactacactgggctaatttttgtatttttagtagaggcagggttttgccacgttggccaggctggtctcaaactcttggcctcaagtgatccacctgccttggcctcccaaagtactgggattacaagtgtgagccactgcacccagcctaactctatatatctatatctatatagatatatatatctatagatatatatatctatatagatatagatatagatatatattttttaatacgcagttttgctcttgttgcccaggctggagtgcaatggcacgatctcggctcaccacaacctccgcctcccaggttcaagtgattctcctgcctcagactccccagttacaggcatgtgccaccatgcccagctaattttatatttttaatagaggcggggtttctccatgttgatcaggctggtctcgaactcccgacctcaggtgatctgccctccttggccttccaaagtgctggaattacaggcatgagccactgcgcccagccttaccaatttttaagtgtacaattagttgcattaattacattcacaatgttgtgcaaccatctccactatccatttccaaaattttttcatcaccccaaataaaaactctacacatTAAGGAATACACGCCCATTCCCTACTTCCTTCCATTGCTGATAGCctgaatctactttctgtctctatgaatttgcctattctagatatttcatataagtggaatcatacaatatttgtcctttttgtctggcttatttcacttagtgtaaggttttcaaggtttatccttGTTAAAACacatcagaacttcattcctttccatagcagagtaatattccattgtatgtatatgccacatttcgTATAGGCACTTGGATTGTTTCTACCCTTTGGCTATtgggaataatgctgcagtgaacactgaTGTCCAAGTATCTGTTTGTGTCCCTGTCTTCAGtttttttgagtatatacctaggagtgtaTATACTCAATACTTAATTTGGCAATGTTTGGTGTATACAAAAGAGTGTGATTGCTGGGACAAATGGTgagtctatgtttaactttttgggaAACTgacaaatttttttccaaaatggctgcaccattttatgttTCCACCAGCATTGTgcagggttccaatttctccacatctttaccaacactagttattttctgtttttttttttggattatgGCCATCCAAGGAGgtataaaatggtatctcatagtggttttgatttgtatttccttaatgactaatgatattgaacatctttgaATGTTGCTTGTTGGTCATCTGtacatcttctttagagaaatgtctgttcagtcctttgcctatttttatattgtgttgtctttttcttattgagttcTAGTTCTTTAtgcattctggatattaaacacttatcagatatatgatttgcaaatgctttcttcctttctgtaaaTTTTGTGCAtccctttgatgcacaaaagtttttaattttgaagtctggtttatctattttttcttctgttgcttgtgtttttggtaTCATATTAAGAATCCAAACTTATGGCCATGAAGATTTACTGccgtgttttcttctaagagcgtTAATGGTCTTAGTGCTTGTGTTTAGGtcattgatccattttgagttaattttttttgttgttttttgagacggagtttccctcttgtcgtccaggctggagtgcagtgttgcaatctcggctcactgcaacctccacctcctgggttcaagtgattcttctctctcagcctcccgagtagctgggattacagggatgcgccaccacacctgactaattttgtatttttagtagagacagggtttctccatattggtcaggctggtctcaaactcccgacctcaggtgatctgccagcctcggcgtcccaaagtgccgggattacaggcgtgaaccactgtacctggcttgagttaatttttttatatggtttGAGGTAGGGGTCTAACTTAGTTCTTTTGAATGTAGAAATACAGTTATCCTGGCACtgtttgttgaaaatactattctttcgctgttgaatggtcttggcactctTCTAGAAAATCAATTGGTCATAGACGAATAGATTTATTTGTGAACTCTCAATTCTATTTGGTTGGTCTGTATGACTATCTTTATGGAACACTgcactgttttgattaccatagctttgtaataagttttctgggtttttttttgtttgtttggtttttttttgagaaagagtctcactctgtcacccaggctggagtgcagtggcacgatctcagcttactgcaacttccttctctcaggttcaagcaattctcttgcctcagcctcctgaatagctgggattacaggcgtgcgccaccatgctagagacagggtttcgccattttggtcaggctggtctcgaactcctgacctcaggtcatccgcccgccttggcctaccaaagtactgggattacaggtgtgaaccactgtgctcggcctacTATAATAAGTTTTTAATCATGAATTATGAGTCTTCCATGTTTGTTCTTTTATAAGATTGTTTTGCCTATTGAgggctgtttgcttttttttttttttaattttttttttttgggagggggaTGGAGtattgccctgttgcccaggctggagtgcagtggtggaatcttggctcactgcagcctccgcttcccaggttcaagcaattgtcctgcctcagcctccccagtacctggtattacaggtgcgtgcctccatgcccggctaatttttgtatttttagtagagacggggttttaccatgttggccaggctggtcttgaactcctgacctcaggtggtctgcctgcctcagcctcccaaagtgcttggattacaggcatgagccaccatgcctggctaccttttgctttttaaagatgtttaattTGGCAATATTTTGGGTATACAAAAGAATATATGTGACATATATGTCATAAAGCATAAAATTAAATCAACACCAGTGAACCCTATACCCAACTGAAGAATTAGAACATAATCTGTATACAATAAGTACTATTTTTATGTTCCTCCCCTATTCCTATTTTTGCCACCCTCCAAGAGAAAACCACTGTCCTGATTTTGTGTCTTataaattctttattatttaagCAAATTTTCCACATATccctaaataatatatattgtttaacTTGGTTtcctgtgatttatttttattttaaaaatctttatttatttgtttaatttatttgttagttaatttttttgagacaaggtctcactttgttgcccaggctagagtgcagtggcacaatcatagctcactgcagccttgaccttccaggccaGGCTCAggcgaacctcccacctcagcttcccaagtagcttatactacgggcatgcaccaccattgctggctaatttttttttcttttttcttttttctttttttttttttttttttagagacacagtctcgctgtgtcgcccgggctaaagtgcagtggtgcgatatcaacTCACTGCCATCTCCACGTCCttggttgaagtgattctcatgcctcaatctcctgaatagctgggattacaggtgcacaccaccatgtctggctaatttttgtatttttaatagagatggggtttaaccatgttggccaggctggtcgtgaactcctgacctcaagtattccacctgcctcagcctcccaaagtgctgggattacaggtgtgggccaccacacctggccctatttgtagttttttttaggAACgttcatactgttctccatagtggctgtactagtttacatcccaccaacagtgtataagagtttccttttctccaaatcctcactagtatttgttattttttgtctttatgaTAAGCATCCTAAACTGCGGTGaagtggtacctcattgtggtcttaatttgcCCTTCCCTATGATtagtgattttttgtttgtttgtttgttttttgagacagagtcctgctccattgcccatgctggagtgcagtggcgtgatgtcagctcactgcaacctctgcctcccgggttcaagcaattctcctgtctcagcctcctgagttgctgggactacaggcgcacaccaccatgctggctaattttttttgtatttttagtagagacgaggtttcaccatattgctcaggctggtctcgaactcctgacctcaagtgatccacctgcggtcgacctcccaaaatgctgggattacaggcatgagccaccatgcctggctgattagtgatgtttagtgaacattttaaaatatgtaattgttGGCCATtagtatgtcttttgagaaatgtcgattcaaatcatttgcccatttaaaaaattagattgagTTTTTTTGCAgttgagatgtttgagttccttgtattaATATATTCTGTCTTTGAAGAATAGTTTGAAGATATGTTCTGCCATATTTTcagtctgttgattgtttcctatgCTGTGCAGGATCAtattagtttgatataatcccatttgtttatttccttttgttgtcTCTGCTTTTGAAATCTTACTCATCTTTTCCAAGACCAGTGTCTTTaagcatttcccctatgttttcttctagtagtttataGTCCTAGGCcttcatttaggtctttaattcattttaagttatagaccaggtgcagtggctcacgcctataatcccagctcttcgggaggccaaggcgggcggatcacttgagggcaggagttcaagaccagcctggccaacatggtaaaacccatctttactaaaaatagaaaaaattagctgggtgtggcatgcttgtaatcccagctactcaggaggctgaggcatgaaaatcacttgaacccaggaggcagaggttgtagtgagtcgagatggtgccactgcactccagcctgggcaacagagtgagactctgtctcaaaaaaaaaaaaaaaaaaaaaaagatttcattttgagttgatttttgtgtatggtgacaGGTGTGGGGTCTACTTCTGCTTATGGATATGctattttcccagcaccatttattgaagagattgtccttttccAGATGAATGTTCTcatcacctttgtcaaaaatcagctggctatagatatgtggattaatttctaggttctattctgttccattggcctatgtgtctttTTTGTAATGCCAGTAttatgctattttgattactgtagcattGCAGTATATTTTTAAGTCTGGCAGTGTGATGCCCCCTTCAGCTGTGTTCTTTCTGTtcaggattactttggctattcagagtctCTGCGAATTTTAggatcttttttctatttttgtgaagaatctCATTGTTATCTTGTTAAgattgcattgagtctgtagactgctttgggaGGTACTCAGCTTTTATTTCTAAGATTCATTGTGGTccgtgcattttattttattttcttttaagatggagttttgctcttattgcccaggctggagtgtaatggtgcgatcttgactcactgcaacctccaggttcaagcgattctcctgcctccctccctccccacacaccacctcttcctcccaccacacctggctaattttttttttttttttttttttgtatttttagtagagaccgggtttcaccatgttggccaggatggtcttgaactcctgacctcaggtgattgcccactttggcctcccaaagtgctgggattacaggcgtgagccactgcacccggctggccCGTCTGTGCATTTTCACTGCTGTGTACAATTCCACTTATCCACCCTCCTCTTGGTGGAAAGTtactttgtttctagttttttgctattatgaacaatCCATTTGTATTTCTATCCCTTCTCTTTCAGAACTTtgtcatttctgttttcctgagcCCATATATCAGATGTCACAGTGCCTGCAGGGATAGAAAGAGATCAGATGAGTCAGTAAGACTGAGTGTGAACAATAGGGAGTGGTGGGGCCTGGTGAATTGGAGAATGTGACCAATCTAAGCCCAAGCTGGTTGTTACTGTGTGGGAATACAGGCCCACGTGGCAACAATCAGCTTTCCAGAGCTTCTGATTGTTTTTCAAAAGCAACTGGaaatctcactttttaaaatgcaagatgTTCCACTACTCAAATagtaatgtttaattttaaatgattcgTTAAAATGCCACGTGTCCTTCCTGTAGGAGatagctaaaaaaaattaaaagaaataaataataaaaatgctgcATGAGCCAAACAATACAGGTTTGCAAGTATAGTCCTTCAACCTCCACTTTGCTATCTCTGCCTTGCCCATTGTTGAGTTCAGTGAACTCTTTGCTTTGCTTCTGTGAAGGGCAGCCACCTCCTTTCATTTGCTTCTCTGAAGGGCAGCCACCTTCTTTCATTTTAACACCCTGTTACCTCTGTTTTGAATCTGACTTCTCTTCTCAGCACTACTCCTTGTGAAATAGGAAACCAAGATTTGAGTCCATCTTCCTAAATTTCTCTGACCACCTGTGATACAATTTACTTCCTTTGCGTGTGTTTGCTTCTTTAGTTGGTGTATAGTTTAGGCTGACAAACAGACTTATGTGGATGTTCTTTATTTCCAGATTAAGCTTGTTGTACttatttaaaacacaataaaacaacCACCATCACCAAATACCCAGGACTTTTGGAATTCTGTTTTCCTCCAAAAGAAAAGGAAGCCATTTTCTCTGATTGTAGGTGGAAACATGAAACTGAAAACAATAATTGAAGTAAATTAAGACTCTTAGATGGAGGAAGTTCATGCTAGAAATAGATAATCTCTTTAAGCTTGAAGAGTACATCTTTTGAAAACcaaagtggctgggcacggtggctcatgcctgtaatcccagcactttgcgagaccaaggcgggcggaggcgggcggattacctgaggtcaggagtttgagagcagcctggccatcatgg
This sequence is a window from Gorilla gorilla gorilla isolate KB3781 chromosome 18, NHGRI_mGorGor1-v2.1_pri, whole genome shotgun sequence. Protein-coding genes within it:
- the DCTN5 gene encoding dynactin subunit 5 isoform X3; translation: MELGELLYNKSEYIETASGNKVSRQSVLCGSQNIVLNGKNFVISVFLSPYIRCHSACRDRKRSDESVRLSVNNREWWGLVNWRM